A window of the Henckelia pumila isolate YLH828 chromosome 3, ASM3356847v2, whole genome shotgun sequence genome harbors these coding sequences:
- the LOC140889238 gene encoding uncharacterized protein, producing MVEKPRAEWSNEDKKKENLDNVAKDILYITLDKNMFSKIKTCLTAKEIWEKLTQFCKRNDQTKENKLTIAMQMFDNAKMKLGETMTEFDEIFSNIIFELIALGKIYTNREIALKVMRALPREWDVKTITIRESKDLSKLELHDLFADLKETSLNSESELRKIHLSRTPTKH from the coding sequence ATGGTTGAGAAACCCAGAGCAGAATGGAGTAATGAGgataaaaagaaagaaaatcttgACAACGTGGCTAAAGATATATTGTACATAACACtggacaaaaacatgtttagcaagatcaagACGTGCTTAACCGCAaaagaaatttgggagaaaCTCACTCAATTTTGCAAAAGGAACGATCAAACTAAAGAAAACAAACTTACTATAGCCATGCAAATGTTTGACAATGCCAAGATGAAACTGGGAGAAACAATGACTGAGTTTGATGAAATATTTAgcaatattatttttgaattgattgCTCTTGGAAAAATATATACTAATCGTGAAATTGCTTTGAAGGTTATGCGAGCATTGCCCAGAGAATGGGATGTCAAGACCATAACTATTAGAGAATCAAAGGACCTAAGCAAACTGGAGCTTCATGATTTATTTGCAGATCTCAAGGAAACGAGTTTGAACTCGGAATCAGAACTGAGGAAGATACATCTGTCTCGAACCCCAACAAAGCACTGA